The Venturia canescens isolate UGA chromosome 4, ASM1945775v1, whole genome shotgun sequence genomic interval AATCAACGTCCGTGGGTGAAGGTAAAAAGAACTCATTGCGTAAAGAACAACTTGCCGGGGAAGAAGTCCCACTCCACGATGGGGAAATTGAAACGATGACTTATTGCTATTGGCAATTAAATACACAAGACTTGATCAATTGGCACGATGATTTGCCACGGCGCCGACTAAAGCAAATCCTTGAATACGCTTGGGTGTCCATGCGCGATAGCGTTGTGAAAGAATGCAAGCGCGATAAATCGAATAAAAGTGAGCTACTCAGTGTGAGAACCTCACTCGAAGCCATACGCAAGTACGCCGAATTCGATAAACCTAATCGTCTCACTGCTGCTTGTATTTTTATAATCAAAGAGCACTACGAAATTATAGTCCAAGCGTGCGGTGCGCTCAACCTGGATCCCTATCTTTGGGAGACTTTAATGCGTCATTGCGGAGTCCATCACTATCTGTGCTCGCATACTCTTATGGAAATAGCGAAGCGCATGCCGCAAGTACGTAACGTTCTGAAGTATCGGCTTCTGGAGATCGAGGCCCAAGCAAGCGATTGTGTTGTGCAACCGATGTCGAGCAGAGCAGTATTTGAACTGTTCAGCCGATGGATCACACGTCCCAGTCACGTAACTTTAAAGCTACAGCAGACGACAAACAATCTTTTCTTCGCAGAGTGTAGAGCCTTTGGCTTACACGTGGTGCGATTTGGTATTTGGAAATCGGAGGTAATATACGCCGAGCACGTGGTCGGCTACGCGGACAGTCGCAAAACCATGATGCAAGTGTTAGAATTACCTCAATTGTCACATGCGAATATCAAACAAGCGATCAATTTAATCAACGACACTGTCAACAGTGCAGTAGCTAATTGCGGTGGCAAAATGCACAAACTTAAAATGTCCATTGGTGCGAGAAAGGAATTCGTTAAGTACCTTTTATATAGATTTTCTTCTGCCATCATTGGAGTGACACAATGTCGACCGAAAAGTACAACGAGCGTGGAATGGGCGGCACTGTTCGTTGAGGCAATTGAATATTTCATGAATATCAACTCGAACCATGTTCACCATGTGGACGAGTGGTCACTCACCGATGATTGTGATTTGGATGAATACGATGGTTTTGGCATTTTGAAGAGAAGTTTCGCCGATCTTTACGATGATTCAGATTCGGATGGAGAATACGACAGCACCTGCGACGAAGGGGTCGATGAAGAATTGAAAGAGTTGCGTCGAGAGTATCCTGACTTCACTGGAAAGACACCTGCACAACCACTTTCCAGACCCAATGGCATCTCTAAAACCATAAAGCGTCACAATCTTATTGAGTCTGAGATCCGACACAAATTCAGCGACAAAAAGATCAGTCGTACCAAGTGTGTGCTATGTTTTTCGGTTACTACCGTGCAAACAGTCTATCTCGATCCGGGTATGCGTGTTGCTTCTTGTATACCATGTCATTATGCTTTGAATACGGATCCCAGGGTCGATAATGAAGCTTTGAAAAGACGCGTCCTTGACAAAGTAAAAGCACCTATCGGCTTCACGGCTAACGGTATGATTCGCGAATTCCTAACTCAGGTGGATGAAACCGTTAAGGCTCGTTTGTCGTATGatcgcgagaaaaaaatcaccgaagCGAAACGACAACGCGCTAAAAAGCTTACCCCGTCGTTAAACTCGCAGAAACGAAAACATACGAAAGACTCTGTCAACGTTGAAATCAAACGAAATAAAGAAGTTTAGTTTCGTTCGCtacaaaatcctttttttctcttacatATAAAATATACTGAAATATACTTATTAGTTGTTTCTCAATATTTGTATTTACACAGCATGCTCAATGCTGAGTTCATAAAATTTAGATTTATAGTTTGAATGAGATGGATCGGATCACCATTTGAGTatcacattgacattgaaatgtaataaaatgcatcGTTTATTTGTTCATTAAACAATTAGGACTCAGGCAAGAAACGACCTTATATACTCTGTATTTATATTAACAGATTCTTTCCCAGAAAATGGAATTTCGTTCTAATTTTAAATAAAGAATAATTTCTAATAACTCCAAGAATATTCATTCgactataatattttatttcaaacagttttgagatgatttttttacacttaaATAAACGAACACTTTTTTTCCGAAGTGTTTCTCTCAGCTTACGTTTCatacttcgatttttttctgactGAGCACAAATCCCACGACCTTTTTCGTTAGATGATAAGATTTCTGTTTAGTTCAATCGAATATCGGTATGAGTTTTGGAACACGAACGATACACAAAAACAGCGAACTTCTCGTTCACTCTTTTAAACGAATAAGAACTGAGAAGGAATTCTTATCTCAGAACCCACTTTGTGCATACCACTAAGCGAGCATGAGATATGCGCATATGCATCGTGCTCAGGGTACGGTAATGAATTACACGCAGAGCGAATCTTAACTGTACAAATGCATTGGGTAGTTTTGATGTGCCTGCGAACATCTTCGCTGCTTTGACATTGCCATGAAAAATTCCCATTTTTGTCATGAAAAAATCCATGACGACTTGTCACACGGATAACATGTTGGCATCACCATCGACAGATCATCAAAATAGATTGTGTAAAAACTATTATGTACCATGCATGGATGGACCGGTGCAATGTTTCACAAAATGTTATCCAACCGGTTGGGAAGCTCTTGCAGTTCGTTGTACCATTCACTCGGACCAAAGATTTTTGCTACGCGCTGTGATTCGTCGTCCACCTCAGTCTCTTGGTTTTTGTGAATTCCAACATCCTGTgagttttgtttttcagttAGTCTAGCATAAGAGCAATTTGACTTTACAACGTGATTGTTTTTTCCATGGTGCGttaaatcaatcgaaaaatgtttgtaaaaatcaatatacttgttttcacttttttaacTGCTGGCAAAGCCGAAGACCCTTAGTTGCTACTGAAATATGCCATATTGCAGTTATCCAAGCAACTCCAAGAACCACCGCGCTAATTATAGTCAGAGTTTCAAGGATCGATTGTTTCTTATCTTCGCCGTCGAAATCCAATGCATTATTCATTACCATTGCAATAATCAACACGATCAAAACGATTATCATTAACATTATCACGGAAAGTGAAAATAGTTTGATGTTTCTTCCGAGATTGTCGCAATTGGGAGGAGTTTCCGGGGGTACATTTCTTTGTTCTTTagaaacttttgcattatatTTTCGTTGCGAAATCATATGCGTCAATGTTCTTTTAGGTTTAAGGACTCGAAGTGGTTTTGTGAAATAGGCTACCAGCTACACTAGCGATGTGACAACTGAAACAAAGTGCTCACACTCCAGCTCCGTCAACGTCAACGAATGATTCAATTCTCTGTGCAACGATTTCCAAGGGATAAGACGATATACACGAAATGGTATGTTTACTAATTCGGTATCCAACACCTGCTGATTATGAACAACACGTCTGTGAGTACAGTACCTACCTATTTTTAAAGGATCTGTACCGTAAATGCACCTGAACCTGTTTGttattatgaagaaaaaacaaaattataccTGATCTTGAGATCAAGTGAGTAAAATCCAGAGGCTGTCACTCGTTGTATGTACATTTTAAGGTTTGTGTAAACGATTTGCATGAtaaattttccacttttcgtAACTTCTCCAAATATTGTGAACTCAAAAACGTCTGTCagaaatgaagattttttcacttttcattatGCTCGCATATATtcgtcattatattttatgagACACAACATTCACAACGGACCAGAGTTGCAGCGAAAGAGTGTGAAGTCGGTTCCAGTTCAGGTTCAGTCCACTCTCGTTCCAGTAACATGAAGTAGATAACGCCGAATGGTGCCGAACATGTATTACGTTGCTGAAAATATTGGTGGTACGGCTTGGAAAGTTTGAGGATTAACTAATGCCTTTGTTATCGTGTTGCGCAACCATGACAATCTCGTGTTGAACCACAAATTATCCGAACCTCTAGAGTGGCCACGTCATAAAATATACTACGCTGTATAGAGTGGCGACATTTGCTCAACAATTTGGCGGATAGAAAATCAGTAAATAAGAAATATTTAAATTCTGGGAGTTTGAATATCATGTCAAACTCGCCTTGATCGTTGATATTCGATGTTCAACGCCAAGCTCGAAAGCGTGACGTTCCGTCCGATAAGTGATGTTTTCAGAATGCAgttcaattaaaaacaaatgtgtattttttcatacccaTTTGCATGGTCAAGTTATCATAGCAAGTATGGACGCAGAAgtatttctttcaaaaataaatcattctaTTCCCTGTCCTTAAGATGCCAACACGAAACTCTGATCTTACGACTAAAAACGTATTTGCTCCATACGAGTAATATTAGCACTCCGATGAGAGTTAGTATAATAGCGTAAAGGTATTGGCCCAAACCGATCAGTCCTGCAATGAACGGTGTAAACAGCACGATCGTTGTCTGCGAGCTAAAATTCATAGCCAATGCTTCGAAATTCACAAAGGAAGAGAGGGAAGTCAACCGTTTTTTCTCCGGCGTTACATACGTTCGTATTATGTTCGCGTAGCAATTTTCGCAAACAGTTTTTTCACAGATCGTGTGCGCTCCTTTGGTTGTACCGGCGGGTAAAATCGGACCATTTTTAAAAAGATCTTTGTGGTACTCCAAATTGCCAGCAACGAGAAAATAATGATCAATGAAACCGAACGCCGAACGTATGGCTTGACATCGTACCTCTATGATATATGATTTCTCTGCCGATATTTCAGAATCCATGCTGTGGAGAGTGTATcgttcacgatttttcgcgaAAATAGCTGTCTAACAAAATAGAAGGCGGTATTTGTAGTTTATGAGAAAACGGCGTGCATTTGTTTCTTGCAATAGCTTGTCACATCCTCTATCTGAATTGCACATAACCGTGAGAAATCTTGCTCGAACAAGTGATCGACACGTTTATGAGCGTCTATATAATGTGTCAAGCAGCGCCTGACCACTTGCGAATACGCGCTCAACTGTTGCGCGCAATATCGGTGGACTGTACTGTCACACTGTTCGTGTCAAGTGCAAAAATCTGTCTAATATTTCTCCTTCTTGCTTCTCACACAATTTCTACGTAGCGCGAGTCAGCCGCCTCACAATACGTCAGTGCTCACAAATACTTCGAAGCTCTCGTTTCAATCAATGAAAAGTATACCTTGCGcattgacagaaaaaaaaacacattttcatggaataaaaaatgtttacgcAGCATCCAAAATGGAGACCATTCTAACTTTGAACtccattttaaaaattatttatgcTCAAGTGAGTTACGACGATTGAACTTGGTGATCAAAGCGAAGCCGGATCTCTGACAGTTGTGTATACATTGTACATCCAGACACCGTGAGTAATGATGCAATTTTAAACCAATGCACCTTGACAGCACCTTTCAAAAAGCAGTCGAACGAAAATTTATGATTGCTTCaatatttcttcgttttttcaattttcatttgtgtccaaatttcttcttcaaagattcttttgaaaattttaaaatcattCCTTTTTGTCTCTGTctagaaaaatatattaaattgGAGAAGtcaaaagaaaatcattcacGCAACTTTTGAAGTACCCCGTTCTGTCCCGGCCTC includes:
- the LOC122408866 gene encoding uncharacterized LOC122408866, coding for MDSEISAEKSYIIEVRCQAIRSAFGFIDHYFLVAGNLEYHKDLFKNGPILPAGTTKGAHTICEKTVCENCYANIIRTYVTPEKKRLTSLSSFVNFEALAMNFSSQTTIVLFTPFIAGLIGLGQYLYAIILTLIGVLILLVWSKYVFSRKIRVSCWHLKDRE
- the LOC122408861 gene encoding uncharacterized LOC122408861, encoding MSDIFGICSSYFSQATMRECTLSSNEGLPHDAELLMAVNSLMMDAPTAMISDEIAGGVREATEAEISYEQTSSAQTLTTSDYTSMSYCMTLNSVASDKSSAVVERYDGGDSRFSTQHRDRLFLMSESKREKSIAETAGEVGSSLFFDIENFITGDSSHAESTVAPLQSQLPMSEDLSTVVALLKHPTGASDTENNLDSPQQMDLSSTNIMHYKSTSTKILNNIDNKKQKTPAADEQTEVPCVRPSVVAPRKDIKMHFLCKDSYNYNRENDSDNNISNSRGNSESISTSDGDNSKAENQRIITVREHRKYHIFHDKRIAAIKLSPATMQQENDSEDEENKKSWAPEKKRQSKRIDYGTVQKIAGKFVVRLKDTKDIVDPPKRPVLPKAMTTRVAKLTRRPIVVKSFSLTFPHVTFYDVDDEDDEVSYPKTLNLVALKDLVPEVRLAPSVVGSSLKRYSQKKDTHFIDMHKISNYKTDLMSYPFVYGAVPRAYAFAATYFVNKYLHLFNNARARSTAMVQSTSVGEGKKNSLRKEQLAGEEVPLHDGEIETMTYCYWQLNTQDLINWHDDLPRRRLKQILEYAWVSMRDSVVKECKRDKSNKSELLSVRTSLEAIRKYAEFDKPNRLTAACIFIIKEHYEIIVQACGALNLDPYLWETLMRHCGVHHYLCSHTLMEIAKRMPQVRNVLKYRLLEIEAQASDCVVQPMSSRAVFELFSRWITRPSHVTLKLQQTTNNLFFAECRAFGLHVVRFGIWKSEVIYAEHVVGYADSRKTMMQVLELPQLSHANIKQAINLINDTVNSAVANCGGKMHKLKMSIGARKEFVKYLLYRFSSAIIGVTQCRPKSTTSVEWAALFVEAIEYFMNINSNHVHHVDEWSLTDDCDLDEYDGFGILKRSFADLYDDSDSDGEYDSTCDEGVDEELKELRREYPDFTGKTPAQPLSRPNGISKTIKRHNLIESEIRHKFSDKKISRTKCVLCFSVTTVQTVYLDPGMRVASCIPCHYALNTDPRVDNEALKRRVLDKVKAPIGFTANGMIREFLTQVDETVKARLSYDREKKITEAKRQRAKKLTPSLNSQKRKHTKDSVNVEIKRNKEV
- the LOC122408867 gene encoding uncharacterized isoform X1, producing MISQRKYNAKVSKEQRNVPPETPPNCDNLGRNIKLFSLSVIMLMIIVLIVLIIAMVMNNALDFDGEDKKQSILETLTIISAVVLGVAWITAIWHISVATKGLRLCQQLKK